One part of the Hyalangium ruber genome encodes these proteins:
- the mtsC gene encoding cell-cell cohesion MYXO-CTERM protein MtsC, with amino-acid sequence MTLSRILPPALLLGAFFFTPVAVAQTNGADNPECLGSACGRPKEEGGGCGCGCGCSVWVAYTDDGVTLAYTDDADGDGQADDRDNCPFAANRMQENGDGDAVGDACDNCPGLANAQQRDTDGDGVGDDCDDDADGDGVLNDADNCHLVPNRDQSDLDSDWKKPGLPVENTGGDVCDRDDDNDGHVDGEDTCPRVANPTQAMPADSSQCRVDLDDDRVSDNGDNCPGIANPNQADTDRDGQGDVCDLDIDNDGVLNKDSSGNALDNCPNIANRDQLDDDGDGAGDVCDTRYCVVVDKSNPDDCLDPRSPFTVSGGGQLSLKGGQQVRLPLFANRNGAAIEYTWTVKERPSGSRAVVENPTGAVTLSRHWEYAYVDNSVPTFTADKDGVYDIQLQAKLAFADRAYPEQRESVSSLKLQVGSNSSSCAALPGPAGGVALGAALLSVLLRRRRRE; translated from the coding sequence ATGACACTCTCCCGAATCCTGCCTCCCGCCCTGCTGTTGGGGGCTTTCTTCTTCACTCCCGTCGCGGTCGCACAGACCAACGGGGCGGACAACCCGGAGTGCCTCGGCAGCGCGTGTGGCCGGCCCAAGGAGGAGGGCGGCGGTTGCGGCTGCGGCTGCGGCTGCTCCGTGTGGGTGGCCTACACGGACGACGGCGTGACGCTGGCCTACACGGACGACGCCGACGGCGACGGCCAGGCGGATGATCGCGACAACTGCCCGTTCGCGGCCAACCGCATGCAGGAGAACGGGGACGGCGATGCGGTGGGCGATGCGTGTGACAACTGCCCGGGCCTGGCCAACGCGCAGCAGCGCGACACGGACGGCGACGGCGTGGGCGACGACTGCGACGACGACGCGGACGGCGACGGCGTGCTCAACGACGCGGACAACTGCCACCTGGTGCCCAACCGGGACCAGAGCGACCTGGACTCGGACTGGAAGAAGCCGGGCCTGCCGGTGGAGAACACCGGCGGTGACGTGTGCGACCGGGACGACGACAACGACGGCCACGTGGACGGCGAGGACACCTGCCCCCGCGTCGCCAACCCCACCCAGGCGATGCCCGCGGATTCCAGCCAGTGCCGCGTGGACCTCGACGACGACCGCGTCTCCGACAACGGTGACAACTGCCCGGGGATCGCCAACCCGAACCAGGCCGACACGGACCGGGATGGGCAGGGTGACGTGTGCGACCTGGACATCGACAACGACGGCGTGCTGAACAAGGACTCCAGCGGCAACGCCCTGGACAACTGCCCCAACATCGCCAACCGCGACCAGCTGGACGACGACGGCGACGGGGCGGGCGACGTGTGCGACACCCGCTACTGCGTCGTGGTGGACAAGAGCAACCCGGATGACTGCCTCGATCCGCGCTCGCCCTTCACCGTCTCGGGCGGTGGTCAGCTGAGCCTCAAGGGCGGTCAGCAGGTGCGTCTGCCGCTGTTCGCCAACCGCAACGGCGCCGCCATCGAGTACACGTGGACGGTGAAGGAGCGCCCCAGCGGCTCGCGCGCGGTGGTGGAGAACCCCACGGGCGCGGTGACGCTGAGCCGCCACTGGGAGTACGCCTACGTGGACAACAGCGTGCCCACGTTCACCGCGGACAAGGATGGCGTGTACGACATCCAGCTCCAGGCGAAGCTGGCCTTCGCGGACCGCGCCTACCCGGAGCAGCGCGAGTCCGTCTCGAGCCTCAAGTTGCAGGTGGGCAGTAACTCCAGCAGCTGCGCCGCGCTGCCGGGTCCCGCGGGTGGCGTGGCGCTGGGTGCCGCGCTGCTGAGCGTGCTGCTGCGTCGTCGCCGTCGCGAGTAG
- a CDS encoding calcium-binding protein has translation MRTLPRLVPLLASLLFLTCSDAGIYALDGRGPSGKDRADFAGEACIPLATGEAFPVKVVFAIQGGEGVPSEMVGFTTDALGTLSSRFSGPFIKFSLIAFHTVATGLQGSFADAATFQTALPRYSSYQETGPISIRSALRLSKSLLSGDMQTACRGEVGRARYVVVLVITSADVSCDNPAFNVGIDSRCAALTPVTGAAACSQCELTAVTGELKALAQQFGAGEVVVQPVYVRSTPDPVAREQVAAIANAGGTEAIETDPAGLRDVLGTLNYTSLQTSLVLKRFLAFNRNVQVRAGEVLVDSDGDGVPDLDEVALELDPRDPDSDRDGLMDGVELRMGLKPQPGNVDIINGCNVSLDDDGDRLNTCEERVLGTDPCMGDTDGDGLPDLVEALGLTNPLVPEDLLDTDRDGITNIEEVQARGDPLSADIAFHAERGYGYSFELAEPTPDGRACYNVRAENITVVPTLERQDPIYPGVVIPRGNNDIYLYLQVGRDNDPRGTGVGSLYVKPVRYTEEQGKNPTGILPFSPNDFILGT, from the coding sequence ATGCGCACGCTCCCTCGGCTCGTCCCGCTCCTGGCTTCCCTGCTGTTCCTCACGTGCTCCGACGCGGGCATCTACGCGCTCGATGGGCGAGGGCCCAGCGGCAAGGACCGCGCGGACTTCGCGGGCGAGGCCTGCATCCCCCTGGCCACTGGAGAGGCCTTTCCGGTGAAGGTCGTCTTCGCCATCCAGGGCGGAGAGGGCGTGCCATCGGAGATGGTGGGCTTCACCACCGACGCGCTCGGCACCCTCAGCAGCCGCTTCTCCGGCCCCTTCATCAAGTTCTCGCTGATCGCCTTCCACACGGTGGCCACCGGCCTCCAGGGCAGCTTCGCCGACGCGGCCACCTTCCAGACCGCGCTGCCGCGCTACTCCAGCTACCAGGAGACGGGCCCCATCAGCATCCGCTCGGCGCTGCGGCTCTCCAAGAGCCTGCTCTCCGGTGACATGCAGACGGCCTGCCGAGGCGAGGTGGGGCGCGCCCGCTATGTCGTCGTCCTCGTCATCACCAGCGCGGACGTGAGCTGCGACAACCCCGCCTTCAACGTGGGCATCGACTCGCGCTGCGCCGCGCTCACCCCCGTCACCGGCGCCGCCGCGTGCAGCCAGTGCGAGCTGACGGCCGTCACCGGAGAGCTCAAGGCCCTGGCCCAGCAGTTCGGCGCGGGCGAGGTGGTGGTGCAGCCCGTCTATGTGCGCAGCACGCCGGACCCCGTCGCCCGCGAGCAGGTGGCCGCCATCGCCAACGCGGGTGGCACCGAGGCCATCGAGACGGACCCCGCGGGCCTGCGCGATGTGCTCGGCACCCTCAACTACACCTCGCTGCAGACCTCCCTGGTCCTCAAGCGCTTCCTGGCCTTCAACCGCAACGTGCAGGTGCGCGCCGGTGAGGTGCTCGTCGACAGCGACGGAGACGGCGTGCCGGACCTGGACGAGGTGGCGCTGGAGCTGGACCCTCGCGACCCGGACAGCGACCGCGATGGCCTCATGGACGGCGTGGAGCTGCGCATGGGCCTCAAGCCCCAGCCCGGCAACGTGGACATCATCAACGGCTGCAACGTCTCGCTGGACGACGACGGCGACCGGCTCAACACCTGCGAGGAGCGTGTGCTCGGCACCGACCCCTGCATGGGCGACACCGACGGGGACGGGCTGCCGGACCTGGTGGAAGCCCTGGGACTCACCAACCCGTTGGTGCCGGAGGACCTGCTCGACACCGACCGCGATGGCATCACCAACATCGAGGAGGTGCAGGCCCGGGGCGACCCCCTCAGCGCCGACATCGCCTTCCACGCCGAGCGCGGCTACGGCTACTCCTTCGAGCTGGCCGAGCCCACCCCGGATGGGCGCGCCTGCTACAACGTGCGCGCCGAGAACATCACCGTCGTGCCCACCTTGGAGCGCCAGGATCCGATCTACCCAGGCGTCGTCATCCCTCGGGGCAACAACGACATCTACCTCTATCTCCAGGTGGGCCGGGACAATGATCCCCGGGGCACGGGGGTCGGCTCGCTCTACGTCAAGCCGGTGCGCTACACCGAGGAGCAGGGCAAGAACCCCACGGGCATCCTCCCCTTCTCCCCCAATGACTTCATCCTGGGGACATGA
- the mtsD gene encoding cell-cell cohesion protein MtsD produces the protein MHPHPRMLLAAGLLSSLLITCTDTLVEPLSQEQSNLDDRLTLQGRVCTAPANPSGFPVKVVLVIDQSGSMCVSDPPGSQEGTGFCEQVAVVVPPGVTEPARVRALRRLVAQFRQQPNVQISIAPFETNVKNVWPPAASGDRFARPDSTLDTYIGGLQSQLGKGTDYQGALSYAYSLIASDIVSESESNPEVLPRTRYVVVFLTDGTPYPRCSANDTLTAYATPDSPDLTWADSSSAVEFCNLLDPDSPDSIDGFEPGTDRNQNYQLFSYVRRLMELKEQYNVGDVRMHTVLLFNEEAVRRCGPICQDLYGTYPNTPPAEYPQAAKKIAAFLLNRFAEIGNGVYQEFNDTTEINNLGLGALDYSSFASRNVLKTLMVQSLSAMPAEGGRELDTDGDGLPDRVDNSFTMETNTYTQDSDGDCLDDAFEARRADQGFKAGNDLDARGCDPASPLTRGCECRDTDGDGLTQFAETYLRTRAGIIDSDGDGIPDNIEARYGLDPLRSNVSGIDTDGDGIPDEAELKADSDPTRRDRAFYERYGYQYEVKIAEERANGSTCYDFSVSNLQLVTPPSRSGVQQGYNLFKVWFAEAPASGVSTDYGVWRSACAWAQYAPPSVRVPLGPELNLQDSNFRRPPDLNEMSEYMQRCVGDRPGATP, from the coding sequence ATGCACCCCCACCCTCGGATGCTGCTGGCCGCGGGCCTCCTGAGCAGCTTGCTCATCACCTGTACGGACACGCTGGTCGAGCCGCTCAGCCAGGAGCAGAGCAACCTGGATGATCGGCTCACCCTTCAGGGGCGCGTCTGCACCGCGCCGGCCAACCCCAGCGGCTTTCCGGTGAAGGTGGTGCTCGTCATCGACCAGTCCGGCAGCATGTGCGTGTCGGATCCGCCGGGCTCGCAAGAGGGCACCGGCTTCTGCGAGCAGGTGGCCGTGGTGGTGCCCCCGGGCGTCACCGAGCCGGCGCGCGTGCGCGCCCTGCGGCGGTTGGTGGCGCAGTTCCGCCAGCAGCCCAACGTGCAGATCTCCATCGCGCCCTTCGAGACCAACGTGAAGAACGTGTGGCCTCCGGCCGCCAGCGGCGACCGCTTCGCCCGGCCCGACAGCACGCTGGACACGTACATCGGCGGGCTGCAGAGCCAGCTCGGCAAGGGCACCGACTACCAGGGCGCGCTCTCGTACGCCTACAGCCTCATCGCCAGCGACATCGTCTCCGAGTCGGAGAGCAACCCCGAGGTGCTGCCGCGCACCCGCTACGTGGTGGTGTTCCTCACCGACGGCACGCCGTACCCGCGCTGCTCGGCCAATGACACCCTCACCGCGTACGCGACGCCGGACAGCCCGGACCTGACGTGGGCCGACTCCTCCAGCGCGGTGGAGTTCTGCAACCTGCTGGATCCGGACTCGCCCGACAGCATCGACGGCTTCGAGCCCGGCACGGACCGCAACCAGAACTACCAGCTCTTCAGCTACGTGCGCCGGCTGATGGAGCTCAAGGAGCAGTACAACGTGGGCGATGTGCGCATGCACACCGTGCTGCTCTTCAATGAGGAGGCGGTGCGCCGCTGCGGCCCCATCTGCCAGGACCTGTACGGCACCTACCCGAACACGCCTCCGGCGGAGTACCCGCAGGCGGCCAAGAAGATCGCCGCGTTCCTGCTCAACCGCTTCGCGGAGATCGGCAACGGCGTGTACCAGGAGTTCAACGACACGACGGAGATCAACAACCTGGGGCTGGGAGCGCTGGACTACTCCTCCTTCGCCTCGCGCAACGTGCTCAAGACGCTGATGGTGCAGTCCTTGAGCGCCATGCCCGCGGAGGGCGGGCGCGAGCTGGACACCGACGGCGACGGGCTGCCGGACCGGGTGGACAACAGCTTCACGATGGAGACGAACACCTATACCCAGGACAGCGACGGCGACTGCCTGGATGACGCCTTCGAGGCGCGTCGGGCCGACCAGGGCTTCAAGGCCGGTAACGACCTGGACGCGCGCGGGTGCGACCCCGCCTCGCCGCTGACGCGGGGCTGTGAGTGCCGCGACACGGATGGAGACGGCCTGACGCAGTTCGCCGAGACCTATCTGCGCACGCGCGCCGGCATCATCGACAGCGACGGCGACGGCATCCCGGACAACATCGAGGCCCGCTACGGGCTGGATCCGCTCCGGTCGAACGTGTCCGGCATCGACACGGACGGTGATGGAATCCCCGACGAGGCCGAGCTGAAGGCGGACAGCGATCCGACGCGGCGGGATCGGGCCTTCTACGAGCGCTACGGCTACCAGTACGAGGTGAAGATCGCCGAGGAGCGCGCCAACGGCAGCACCTGCTACGATTTCAGCGTGTCCAACCTGCAGCTCGTCACACCGCCCAGCCGCTCCGGGGTGCAGCAGGGCTACAACCTCTTCAAGGTCTGGTTCGCCGAGGCGCCGGCGAGTGGTGTGTCCACCGACTACGGCGTGTGGCGCTCGGCCTGTGCCTGGGCGCAGTACGCGCCGCCCAGCGTGCGCGTGCCACTGGGGCCGGAGCTGAACCTGCAGGACTCCAACTTCCGCAGACCGCCGGATCTCAACGAGATGAGCGAGTACATGCAGCGCTGCGTGGGTGATCGGCCGGGGGCCACGCCGTGA
- a CDS encoding MtsA protein, which yields MKRSLAVFVALALCVGAAAVFVSRARPEVAPVPVAPTRPAAKLLAVGPRLTSNQTSQPLAVYGEGLEPGMRLALGPPLSRELALKVVDGRHAYARLPGELPLPAGMPQVNVKARLLADPGTATEGEARLDVVNDTAFPDLVELAVSPDGSQAFIASPPTDTVYAVELGSGAVRELKTADGPSALATYKDAGGRGWLAIAHRFSPELRLYALDGSGASRVLPAPAGAMGLAVDARGEVAFVAEQVRDTVRALSLEDGKERWAAAVDPNPRSLAPWKELLAVGGQQTGQVELLRQSDGERVSTVVPAPGVPIVGGGTERFSAQVMGGKATRGMVASERLGRLFFSSLGPNVGPNVERMEVSANGGVGVVDPARRVMVRHRGFGAGITEGLALDETGGLLYAADIGLGQVRVVDARRLVESEVGARKALLQELPIPLPENTPRARPDEDYGKEGRAGVELHSGPRALALAPDGRTLYVLNRFTGTLAVVDVSEARTGRARVVRQLPVTEMRTQPKRRLGQVLYYADMGRTAMSCDACHVEGHTGGVFFEKTRPMRIYRSTTVRGSRDTPPYFTPASTHSIGETIRTVGNRNRYQNPLLTDAEVEALTLFTALVPTLPNPFVGEDGAPPETLELPDGRSGRPGEGRALFEGKAGCAACHPAPLYTLDQTAETRGRYLEVGTPLALPLRLEQQDLVPGAAPPALMGAWDVWPMLTSAAAGYEVRGDQLVVGTRFPLRAVIESAGPAHGNAQALTPQERDDLLAFLLTL from the coding sequence ATGAAACGCAGCCTCGCGGTATTCGTGGCGCTGGCCCTGTGCGTGGGGGCAGCGGCTGTTTTCGTTTCGCGCGCTCGGCCCGAGGTGGCGCCTGTCCCCGTTGCACCGACACGGCCCGCGGCGAAGCTGCTGGCGGTGGGCCCTCGCTTGACGAGCAACCAGACATCGCAGCCGCTGGCGGTATACGGCGAAGGGCTGGAGCCGGGGATGCGCTTGGCGCTGGGGCCTCCGCTGTCGCGCGAGCTGGCGCTGAAGGTGGTGGACGGGCGGCACGCGTACGCACGGTTGCCGGGGGAGCTGCCGCTGCCAGCGGGCATGCCCCAGGTGAACGTCAAGGCGCGGCTGCTGGCGGATCCGGGAACGGCGACCGAGGGAGAGGCGCGGCTGGACGTGGTGAACGACACCGCGTTCCCGGATCTGGTGGAGCTGGCGGTGTCTCCGGATGGGAGCCAGGCGTTCATCGCCTCGCCGCCGACGGACACGGTGTACGCGGTGGAGCTGGGCTCGGGGGCGGTGCGGGAGCTGAAGACGGCGGACGGCCCGAGCGCGTTGGCGACATATAAGGATGCGGGGGGGCGCGGCTGGCTGGCCATTGCCCACCGCTTCAGCCCGGAGCTGCGCCTGTACGCGCTCGACGGGTCGGGAGCTTCGCGGGTGCTGCCGGCGCCCGCGGGCGCGATGGGGCTGGCGGTGGACGCGCGGGGCGAGGTGGCCTTCGTCGCGGAGCAGGTGCGGGACACGGTGCGCGCGCTGTCGCTGGAGGATGGGAAGGAGCGGTGGGCGGCGGCGGTGGATCCGAACCCGCGCTCGCTGGCGCCGTGGAAGGAGCTGCTCGCGGTGGGCGGCCAGCAGACGGGACAGGTGGAGCTGCTGCGCCAGTCGGACGGTGAGCGGGTGTCGACGGTGGTTCCAGCGCCGGGCGTACCCATCGTGGGCGGCGGCACGGAGCGCTTCTCGGCGCAGGTGATGGGAGGCAAGGCGACGCGCGGGATGGTGGCCAGCGAGCGGCTGGGGCGTCTGTTCTTCTCGAGCCTGGGGCCGAACGTGGGGCCCAACGTCGAGCGGATGGAGGTGAGCGCCAACGGTGGGGTGGGCGTGGTGGATCCGGCGCGCCGTGTGATGGTGCGGCACCGAGGCTTCGGGGCGGGGATTACGGAGGGGTTGGCGCTGGATGAGACCGGCGGGCTGCTCTACGCGGCGGACATCGGGCTGGGGCAGGTGCGGGTGGTGGATGCGCGGCGACTGGTGGAGAGCGAGGTAGGGGCGCGCAAGGCGCTGCTCCAGGAGCTGCCGATTCCCCTGCCGGAGAACACGCCGCGGGCTCGCCCGGACGAGGACTATGGCAAGGAGGGCCGGGCGGGAGTGGAGCTGCACTCGGGGCCGCGCGCGCTGGCGCTGGCGCCGGATGGGCGCACGCTCTACGTGCTCAACCGCTTCACCGGCACGCTGGCGGTGGTGGATGTGTCGGAGGCGCGTACGGGACGGGCGCGGGTGGTCCGCCAGTTGCCGGTGACGGAGATGCGGACACAGCCGAAGCGTCGGCTGGGACAGGTCCTCTATTACGCGGACATGGGGCGCACGGCGATGAGCTGCGACGCCTGCCACGTGGAGGGGCACACCGGGGGTGTCTTCTTCGAGAAGACGCGACCGATGCGCATCTACCGCTCCACCACGGTGCGGGGCAGCCGGGACACACCGCCGTACTTCACGCCGGCCAGCACGCACAGCATCGGGGAGACGATCCGGACGGTGGGCAATCGCAACCGCTACCAGAACCCGCTGCTCACGGACGCGGAGGTGGAGGCGCTGACGCTCTTCACGGCGCTGGTGCCGACGTTGCCCAACCCCTTCGTGGGAGAGGACGGGGCGCCGCCGGAGACGCTGGAATTGCCGGACGGACGCAGCGGCCGGCCGGGAGAGGGGAGGGCGCTGTTCGAGGGAAAGGCGGGCTGTGCCGCGTGTCACCCGGCGCCGCTCTACACATTGGATCAGACAGCGGAGACGCGCGGGCGCTACCTGGAAGTGGGCACGCCGCTGGCGCTGCCGTTGCGACTGGAGCAGCAGGACCTGGTGCCAGGCGCGGCGCCGCCAGCGCTGATGGGCGCTTGGGACGTATGGCCCATGCTGACCAGCGCGGCGGCGGGCTACGAGGTGCGAGGTGACCAGCTGGTGGTGGGCACGCGCTTCCCGTTGCGAGCCGTCATTGAAAGCGCGGGGCCCGCGCACGGCAACGCACAGGCACTCACGCCCCAGGAGCGTGATGATCTGCTGGCCTTCCTCCTCACGTTGTGA